DNA sequence from the Pseudoglutamicibacter cumminsii genome:
CGTTCCGCAGCTGAGCTGGGCTAAGCACCCGTCAGCTGACGTCCGGGCCCGGAGTTATCCACAGGATAACTCCGGGCCCTTGTCATGTGCGGATAGGAGCTTGAACCATAGAGCTATGAGTCGTGGCCAGAACGTGCTTGATATCCCGAAACCGCAACCAGATCTGTTGCCGATCCCCCACACCAAAAGCCGTTTGTGCTCGGTTGCGTTGTGGGATGAAATGCGTGAGGGGCTTCCGCAGGCTGAGCTCGCCGCAGGCATCAGGGATGACCTCATCCGACACATCCTCGGACCGCTCTACGCGGCCTTGCCGGTCAGCCTAGACCCTAAGGTTCGATGGGCAGCGCTCTATCGCTTCCAGGTTGCGCTTGCCGCGGAAGGCATCAAGAACAGCGTTTTTGACCACGAGAGCGCGTTGTGGGCCTGGCTCGGAGGGAAACCCCCGACGAGCTTGAGTGTGCGTGCACGGGCCATCAGCCGCCGTTTCAGAGCCTTCGGCGGCGTCAACATTTATATCGCCCCGTTGAATCTGGGCCAGAGAGACATCGCGTATGTCGAAGGTGTGCGGGTTGTAGCCCCTTTGAGCCTAGCTGTAGAGCTCGCCGGGTCGATTGCGAGCGACGCGGATGTTCCAAGAACTAAGATCGCTCGTCTGATAACGGACTATCCGGACCGGGTCGCGGCAACCTTTGATCCCAAAACCGGGCACAGCCCCGTGGAATGTGAGCTGAGCCCCGAAGACGTTGACATGATGCTTGCGCAGTGCGATCGCTTCGCAAGGTTTGGGACTAAGCGTCAGACCCTCGTCAAGCGGCGACTACGCGAGATCATTGCTGATCTTCTGACGACCCGCCCAGAACTCGGCTGACATCATAGACACCTTCGATCCGGCGAATCGCGGCGAAAATGTGGCTCATAAAGTCCGGCTCTCCGAGCTGGAAACGGAAACGGGATATCGCCGTACGGTCCTTCGTGGTCCATAGGTTCGCCGACAAAATGTTGACGTGATTCTCTGAAAGCACCTTCGTCACGTCACTCAGAAGCGAATGGCGGTCCAGCGCTTCAACCTGAATCTCGACGGTGAACACGGTGTGGGCGCGTGGATCCCACGCGACGTCCACGATGCGTTCGGCTTCGGCCCCGCCCAAGTTCGCGATGTTAGGGCACGCTGCACGGTGAACCGTCACGCCAGAACCGCGCGTCACGAAGCCCTTGATCGAGTCTGGCGGAACAGGCGAACAGCACGGAGCGAGCTTTGCCATGACATCGCGGGATCCCTGAACAATGACTCCCGACGAGCTCGGCTGCGACCGGTGAGAAGTACCCTGCCCTGACGTGAAATCAAGCCCTGGCTCCGGCGCAGCGACCTCGGGCTCGCCCGTCAGGCTCGTGATGTGCTCCATCACGTTCTTCGAGGAGACGTGTCCTTCGCCCAGCCCGGCATAAAGTCCCGTGATGTCCTTGTAGTGAAGCTCTTGAGCGACCGCGTTGAGGATCTGAGCGGTCATGAGTTTCTGAAGCGGCAGTCCGGCCTTGCGAATCGCTTTAGACAGCAGTTCCTGGCCCTTTTCGACCGCTTCCTCGCGGCGTTCCTTCAAGAACCACTGACGGATCTTGGTGCGGGCACGCGGCGAGGCCACGAAATCTTGCCAGTGACGAGACGGACCAGCGTTCTCGGCTTTAGAAGTCAGAATCTCGACCTGATCCCCGTTATTCAGCGGTGTATGCAACGGGACGAGCTTGCCGTTGACCTTAGCGCCGACAGCCCTATGCCCTACATCGGTGTGCACCGCGTAAGCGAAGTCAACCGGCGTCGAACCTAACGGAAGCGAACGTACCTCCCCCGCCGGGGTGAAAACGTACACCTCAGCAGAGTTGATGACGTAGCGCAGCGAATCAAGGAACTCGTCGGGGTCTTGGGTGTCTTTCTGCCACGCGACCAGACGGTTCAGCCAGTTGATGCTGGTCTCTTGGTCACTCTCCTGGGAGCCCTGCTTGTACTTCCAGTGCGCAGCGACACCGTATTCGGCACGCTGATGCATCTCATGGGTGCGGATCTGCACCTCGATCGGCCGGCCTCCCGGGCCGATGACCGATGTGTGCAACGACTGGTACATGTTGAACTTGGGCATCGCAATATAGTCTTTGAACCGGCCCGGAAGCGGGTTCCAGTGTGCGTGGATGATGCCCAAAACCGCATAGCAGTCTTTCACGGAATCGACGAGGATCCGAACCCCCATGAGATCGTGGATCTCGTTGAAGTCCTTCTTCCGGACCACCATCTTCTGGTAGACCGAGTAATAGTGTTTAGGCCGGCCCGTGATGACGGCCTTGATCTTCTGTTCGGTGAGGTTCGCTTCGATCGCCTGCCGAACCTGTGAAAGGTACCGCTCACGCTCTGGGGTTCGAGCCCCCACCATGCGAACGATCTCTTCATACACTTTCGGGTGCAGCACCGCGAAGGAAAGATCCTCAAGCTCCCACTTGACGGTATTCATACCCAGGCGGTGAGCAAGTGGGGCATAGATTTCGAGTGTTTCGCGAGCTTTCTTCGCGGCTGACTCTGGGTTGACGTACCGCCATGTGCGTGCGTTGTGCATGCGGTCCGCCAGCTTGATCATGAGTACGCGAATGTCTTGAGACATCGCGACGATCATCTTGCGCACGGTTTCGGCTTGTGCCGCTTCACCGTACGTGACCTTATCGAGCTTGGTCACGCCATCAACGAGCAATGCAATCTCGTCGCCAAAGTCTTTGCGGAGGGCCTCAAGCGAATACTCGGTGTCCTCAACCGTGTCGTGCAGCAGTGCCGCCGCGAGGGTCGCGCCAGTCAAGCCCATCTCGGCCAGGATGGTCGCAACCGCTACCGGGTGCGTGATGTATGGGTCGCCTGATTTCCGTTTGACCCCTTCGTGCCAGTGAGCGGCCACATCGTAGGCGCGTGTAATGAGTGTGAGATCCTCGCCCGGGTTCTGTGCCCGGACAGTACGGAGGAGCGGCTCAAGAATCGGTGGCGCAGCGGGGAACGACGAACGGCCAGAGAAACGGATCAGGCGCGACAAAGACCGGCCTCGGCGTGGCGGCTGTGAACCCACTCGCTGTTGCACCATGGCAGCGCTGCCTCCTCTTAGGCCAAGCGCGGAGCCTGGCTGTGTAAACACAATACGGTGATTGGGTCAGTCTAGACCAGGTGTGAAGGAAAAATCGCACCATGAAGCAGAGAAACCGTGGCGGAAGAGGTAGATACCTCGTCCCGCCACGGTTCACTGTCAGTCCATGGTTGCAAGACAACGTGCAACCGTGATCCTATGCGAGTGCTTCAGCCGACTCTTCACGATGCTGAGCGACTTCCGCATCGAGCTCCTTGACGTCTGCGTCGCCCTTACGCAACTGGTAGTACAGCGGCGCCTGAATGAACAGCGTCGACAACGTCGAAACGATGATGCCGACGAACAGCGCCAGCGCAAGGTCACCCAACGTACCGGCGCCCAGTAGCCAGTAGCCGATGAAGAGAATCGAACCAACCGGCAAGATCGCGACGACCGAGGTGTTGATAGAACGCACGAGCGTCTGGTTGACCGCTCGGTTGACCTTCTCCCCGAACGTCATGACGTACTTCAACGCCGGATCAGATGTGTTCTCGCGGATCTTGTCAAACACGACCACCGTGTCATAGAGGCAGTAACTCAGAATCGTCAAGAAACCGATCACAGCGCTTGGCGTCACTTCAAAGCCGACTGCCGCATAAATACCTGCGGTGACGATCATGACCACGATGAGGCCGCCAACTGCCGCGAGCGACATCTTCCAGGTACGGAAGTAGATCGCCATCAGCAACGCAACCAGAACCATGAATACGACCAAACCGATACCGGCCTGGCGGGAAACATCTGCACCCCAGGTTGGGCCGATAGCCGAGACCGAGACCTTATCGACATCGGTCTCATATGCCTCCGCGAGCGCGGCCTTGACATCGTCAGCCTGCTGACCCGTCAGCGGGTCAGTCTGAACGCGCATCGTGTTGGAAGCCAGGTGAGTCGTGCGAGCGTTCTTATCAGGAATCACCGCGTGCGCCGCATCATCACCAAGCTTAGGGTCAGTCTTATGGACCTGAGCCACCTGGAACTCGTTACCACCCCGGAAATCGATACCAAGGTTGAAGCCCCCACGCACGACCGGCACCAAGACCGACAGTACGATCAAAACCAACGCAATACCGAACCACAGCTTGCGCTGACCAATGAAAGGATACGAACGCTTACCCGAGTAGAGCTCGTTACCCCACGTTGCTAACTTCGCCACGTTAGTTCTCCTCTACTTTCGGTGATTCAGAACCCTGAGTGTTCTCGCGGGCTTCAAGCTCTTCAGCTCGGCGACGCTCGGCGATGGTCATACGACGCTGTGCCTCACGGTTGGCCCCACTACCCTTCTTACCGTCCTTCTTGCCGTCCTGCTGTGCATCGCCGGTTTGGCGACGCACCCGAACACGACCTGCACCTGCATACAGCGGTTCAGCACCCAAAAGACGTGGGTCAAGACCAGACATACGGTGGCCCTCGGAGAAGAACCGCATGCGGCTCAGCAACTGCAGCATCGGGTGCGTGAACAGGAACACCACGAAAATATCGGCAACCGCAGTCAGACCCAACGTAAACGCGAAGCCCTTGACGTTACCTACAGCCACGAAATAGAGGACAACGGCCGCGAGAATGTTGACAGCCTTGGAAGCCAAAATCGTACGACGTGCACGGTTCCAGCCCGTCTCAATGGCCTGCTGCAGCCTACGACCCTCGCGCAACTCGTCACGAATACGTTCGAAGTAGACGATGAACGAGTCGGCCGTCAGACCAATCGAGACAATCAAACCCGCGACCCCCGCCAACGACAAGCGGTAATTAGCGCCCCACCCCAGCAGAACGATCGCAAGGTAGGTCAACGTGCCCATGATGATGAGCGAGGCCATCGTGACCAGACCCAGAACGCGGTACTGGAAGAACGAATAGACAGCAACCAGAACCAAACCGATCAGGCCCGCGATCATGCCGGACTTCAGCTGGTCAGCACCGAGCTTGGCCGATACCTGAGTCTCAGTAGGGATGTTGAAGCTCATCGGCAACGCACCATAGCGCAACTGCTCTGCGAGCTCCTGAGCAGATTCCTGGGTGAAGTTACCGGTAATCGACGAGCGACCATCGGAAATGACCACCAGCGACTGCGGAGCCGAAACCACGCGGCCATCCAGCACAATCGCGAACTGATTCTTAGGAGGCTGCGAGGAAGTCAGGCGCTGTGTGACAGTCTTGAACGCATCGGCACCCTTCTTGTTGAAGGTCAATGCAACTTCCCAGCCGCCCGTCGTGTAGCCCTGAGAGTTCTGCTCTGGACGCGCCTCAGCATCAGTGATGTCCGAGCCCGAAACCTCAACCGGACCCAAGAGGTACTTCGCCTGCAACGGCGGATCGAGCTCACACGCAATCGCGGGCTCATCAGCCTTAAACGTCGTGCGCTCCTTCTTGTTCATCTCCGCCTCACAGTCCCACTGCTGGAACTGACGGAACAGCTCAGGAGTAACCCATGCGTCATCCGAACCGTGCTTAGGCTTCCCCTTAGGCTTTGGGATGTCCTTGATCGGAGTCAGATCCTTCTCAGGCGTCGCGGTGATGTCCTGGCTCGCCGTGATCACCGGACGGAACTGCATTTGAGCAGACGACTTTATCAGGTTACGGGTCTTCTCATCAGGGATACCCGGCATCGCGACGACGATGTTCTGGTTGTTCTGAGTCGTCACTTCAGCTTCGGCAACGCCAGTGCCGTCAACACGCTGGCGGATAATCTCAACAGCTTGCTGCAACTGTTCAGAGGTGACCTTCTTACTTGGGTCATCCAACTTAGGGGTCAGCACCATCTCGGTACCGCCCTCAAGGTCCAGTGCAAGCTTAGGAAGCGCACCGGTCTTGCCAGCGACGACGCCACCGACAAGCACAGCAATCATCACGAGATGAATCACTGCAAGCCAGATGAGCGACCGACGCGCATGACGCTTGGGGCTAGATGTTGACATAGGGGTTTCTCTCAAACACGGGCAATGAACAAATAAAACTTTGTGGCAGCCTCAAAACCTCAACGTAAAGAGGGTCCGAAGCGCCGGACGCCAGACGTCAGCGCTGACCAGGTTCCTGAGAGCCGCCAAGGCCGTCTTGGTCCTTAGGCTCATCGGTCGAGGCGGTGTCGGCAACGCTTTCCTGAGGGAACTGAGCGATAGCCTGAATATGGAACATCACCCGGTTGCCTGGAGAGAGCTCCAGCAACACCTTGTTCTCGTCCTTGAAGGTGTCAACGACAGTGCCGAAGATGCCCGCAGTCGTCATGACCTCCGCGCCAGGAACGAGCTTGGTCTCGCGCTCTTCATGGGCCTTCTGCATCCGCTTACGGTTACGGAACATCGTAAAGACCAGGAAGATGACCATCAGGCCAAGCATCAGCAAGAGAGGGCTAAAGCCTCCAGTCTGTGCCTTTTCACCTTCGGCCAATAAATGCTGCGCGGAGAACACGGGGCTTCCTCAATTCAGGTTGTCGAAAACGTTGCATGATCTTGCGCACACTTAAAGCGCAAGGGAAACACCGATCTAGCCTAACCCACGCAACCGACGACTCGCCGCACATCCACCCTAGGTTTCAAACGAGGATTCGCACCAGGTTTCAGATCAGACGGCCCGTACCACCGGATTCTGGATCGCTCCCAGCAACAGAGCCCGGTGCACCTTCAGGAGGCGTCAGTCCGAGGTGCGCCCATGCCGCAGGGGTCGCTACACGCCCCCGTGCAGTGCGGCCAAGGAGGCCTTCTCGAACCAGATAAGGCTCAGCAACCTCCTCAACGGTTTCCGTCTCTTCACCCACCGAGATAGCGAGCGTCGACAAGCCAACAGGGCCACCGCCGAACTTGGTGCACAAGGCCAACAAAACCGAGCGATCCAAACGGTCCAGACCGCGCTCATCGACGTCGTACATATCCAAAGCAGCAGCCGCCTGCACCGCATCGATCCGGTCGATGCGATGCACGAGTGACCAGTCACGCACACGCCGAAGAAGCCTGTTCGCGATACGCGGGGTACCACGGGAACGTGACGCGATTTGCCGGTAGCCGTCGTCAGTGAGCCGCACATCGAGCATCACTGCCGAACGCCGTAAAACCATCTCGAGCTCTTCGACCGAATAGAAGTCCAGGTGTCCCGTGAAGCCGAACCGGTCCCTCAGCGGACCAGGCAAGAGACCCGCACGCGTCGTGGCACCTACCAATGTGAAAGGCGGCAGATCCAATGGAATCGCGGTAGCGCCGGCACCTTTGCCGACGACGATGTCGACGCGGAAGTCCTCCATCGCCAGGTAGAGCATCTCTTCAGCCGGGCGGGCAAGACGATGAATCTCGTCGAGGAACAAAACCTCGCCTTCGGACAGCGAAGACAAGATCGCCGCGAGGTCGCCCGCGTTCTGGATGGCGGGGCCCGAGCTAATGCGTAGCGGGGCCTGCATCTCAGCTGCAACGATCATCGCAAGCGTCGTCTTACCAAGCCCAGGAGGACCAGAAAGCAATACGTGATCGGCAACCCGGCCACGCAACTTCGAAGATTCGAGGACCAAAGATAGCTGCTCACGAACCCGCGACTGGCCCACGAACTCATCGAAGTTCTTAGGACGCATCGCAGCTTCAAGCGCGCGTTCCTCGGGTTCGCCCGTTGCGTCCACGAGTCCACGCGACATGTCATCTGCCATCTCGGTGCGTTCCTCTCCCCTTGCTGATTACCCGTGATGTTAAGACCGTACGCCGGACCCAGCGCCCACTCCACGCAACGTGGCTCGCAACAGCTCAGGAACCGAGGCTCCCGCCAGTTCAGGCTGTGCCTTGAGGGTCGCAGCCAGAACCTTCTTAGCTTCCTTCTCGGTCCAGCCCAAGCCCGTCAAACCTTCGATCACTTGGGCTTCCGCGGCTCGTACCAGAGCTTCGGACTCGGTTTCAGGAGCAGGTGCGGCCTCCGCTGGCGCGTCGCCTGAAAGAGTTAGCTTGCCCTTGAGCTCAAGAATGATGCGGCTAGCGGACTTAGGTCCAACGCCGGATACACGCGTCAACGCCTTGGTGTCCTCGCTTTGCACGGCGGCCGCTAGCTCGTCGGCGGAATGCACCGCGAGAATGGCTAGACCCAGCTTGGGGCCAATGCCAGAGACCGTCGTGATGACTTCGAAAACATCGCGGTCGCGTACCGTGCTGAAACCGAACAGCGTCATCGAGTCTTCACGAACGACCAGGCTAGTCGGGAGCGTCTCTTCCTCACCCACAGTGAGTTCCCCCAGCGTCCGCGGAACAGCGTTGACCAGATACCCCACGCCATTGACGTCGAGCACAACCGAGTTCAGATTCAACGCCACAACAGTGCCTCGAAGCTGAGAAATCATGTGTATGGACAACCTTTCACGGAGAAGACGCACGCGTCGTGCAGCAAAGAAGCGCCGCGACCCCCACTATATCCGAATATATCTTCGAACCTACGGATCGCATCGCGATGCCTAAGGAACAGCCTTATAGTCCTCTTGGCTTTCGGGCCCTAGCACGCAGCGCGGCCTCCGCGCGGGCCGAATTATTCGCGGCCTGAGCCTGGGCTTTAAGCCAAGCCCGCTGCGCAGGTGCAACCCCACTCTCATTAGAAGCCGACGCAGCAGCTTTAGACGCCGGATCAGCGCCACGCCAACCGTGAGCCAACGCGATAGCAATAGCATCCGCCGCATCGGCCGGTTTAGGAGCAGCCGCCAGCCGCAGAATCTTCGTGACCATCCGTCCAACCTGCTGCTTATCCGCCTGGCCACTACCAGTGACAGCGGCTTTGACCTCAGTTGGTGTGTGGAGAGCGACCGGAATCCCCCGCCGGGCAGCCGCAGCGATAATCACGCCCATCGCCTGAGCGGTACCCATCACCGTCGAAACGTTCGTATACGTAAACACGCGTTCGATCGCCAAAGCATCAGGCCGGAACTCATCCAGCCACGCATCGATTCGTTCGGAAATCGTGAGCAAACGCTGGTCCAGCGGGACCTCAGACGGCGAACCGATCACCCGGACATCCTCAAGCGTCGCCGTGCGGTCAGCACCAACAGAAACCAGGGCCAACCCGCAACGGGTCAGCCCTGGATCAACACCTGCTACTCGCACTCGCCAACCACCGTGTTAGCCATCGTGCGTGCCCCTAGGCGCGATGTAAGCAACAGTTTCTACCTCTTGCCTTACTCTTCGCCGAGCGCCTCAATGACCTCAGGGGTCATGTCAACGTTCGAGTACACGGCCTGGACGTCGTCGAGCTCTTCAAGCGCTTCTTCGAGCTTGATGAAGGTGCGAGCGGCGTCAACGTCCAACTCGACTTTCATGGTCGGAACGTATTCGACCTCGTCAGAGCTGTACTCAACGCCGGCTTCATCGAGGGCCTTAGCGACAGACTGCAACTCAGATGGCTCCGAGAGGATCGTGAAAGAATCGCC
Encoded proteins:
- a CDS encoding RelA/SpoT family protein translates to MVQQRVGSQPPRRGRSLSRLIRFSGRSSFPAAPPILEPLLRTVRAQNPGEDLTLITRAYDVAAHWHEGVKRKSGDPYITHPVAVATILAEMGLTGATLAAALLHDTVEDTEYSLEALRKDFGDEIALLVDGVTKLDKVTYGEAAQAETVRKMIVAMSQDIRVLMIKLADRMHNARTWRYVNPESAAKKARETLEIYAPLAHRLGMNTVKWELEDLSFAVLHPKVYEEIVRMVGARTPERERYLSQVRQAIEANLTEQKIKAVITGRPKHYYSVYQKMVVRKKDFNEIHDLMGVRILVDSVKDCYAVLGIIHAHWNPLPGRFKDYIAMPKFNMYQSLHTSVIGPGGRPIEVQIRTHEMHQRAEYGVAAHWKYKQGSQESDQETSINWLNRLVAWQKDTQDPDEFLDSLRYVINSAEVYVFTPAGEVRSLPLGSTPVDFAYAVHTDVGHRAVGAKVNGKLVPLHTPLNNGDQVEILTSKAENAGPSRHWQDFVASPRARTKIRQWFLKERREEAVEKGQELLSKAIRKAGLPLQKLMTAQILNAVAQELHYKDITGLYAGLGEGHVSSKNVMEHITSLTGEPEVAAPEPGLDFTSGQGTSHRSQPSSSGVIVQGSRDVMAKLAPCCSPVPPDSIKGFVTRGSGVTVHRAACPNIANLGGAEAERIVDVAWDPRAHTVFTVEIQVEALDRHSLLSDVTKVLSENHVNILSANLWTTKDRTAISRFRFQLGEPDFMSHIFAAIRRIEGVYDVSRVLGGSSEDQQ
- the secF gene encoding protein translocase subunit SecF is translated as MAKLATWGNELYSGKRSYPFIGQRKLWFGIALVLIVLSVLVPVVRGGFNLGIDFRGGNEFQVAQVHKTDPKLGDDAAHAVIPDKNARTTHLASNTMRVQTDPLTGQQADDVKAALAEAYETDVDKVSVSAIGPTWGADVSRQAGIGLVVFMVLVALLMAIYFRTWKMSLAAVGGLIVVMIVTAGIYAAVGFEVTPSAVIGFLTILSYCLYDTVVVFDKIRENTSDPALKYVMTFGEKVNRAVNQTLVRSINTSVVAILPVGSILFIGYWLLGAGTLGDLALALFVGIIVSTLSTLFIQAPLYYQLRKGDADVKELDAEVAQHREESAEALA
- the secD gene encoding protein translocase subunit SecD: MSTSSPKRHARRSLIWLAVIHLVMIAVLVGGVVAGKTGALPKLALDLEGGTEMVLTPKLDDPSKKVTSEQLQQAVEIIRQRVDGTGVAEAEVTTQNNQNIVVAMPGIPDEKTRNLIKSSAQMQFRPVITASQDITATPEKDLTPIKDIPKPKGKPKHGSDDAWVTPELFRQFQQWDCEAEMNKKERTTFKADEPAIACELDPPLQAKYLLGPVEVSGSDITDAEARPEQNSQGYTTGGWEVALTFNKKGADAFKTVTQRLTSSQPPKNQFAIVLDGRVVSAPQSLVVISDGRSSITGNFTQESAQELAEQLRYGALPMSFNIPTETQVSAKLGADQLKSGMIAGLIGLVLVAVYSFFQYRVLGLVTMASLIIMGTLTYLAIVLLGWGANYRLSLAGVAGLIVSIGLTADSFIVYFERIRDELREGRRLQQAIETGWNRARRTILASKAVNILAAVVLYFVAVGNVKGFAFTLGLTAVADIFVVFLFTHPMLQLLSRMRFFSEGHRMSGLDPRLLGAEPLYAGAGRVRVRRQTGDAQQDGKKDGKKGSGANREAQRRMTIAERRRAEELEARENTQGSESPKVEEN
- the yajC gene encoding preprotein translocase subunit YajC, which translates into the protein MFSAQHLLAEGEKAQTGGFSPLLLMLGLMVIFLVFTMFRNRKRMQKAHEERETKLVPGAEVMTTAGIFGTVVDTFKDENKVLLELSPGNRVMFHIQAIAQFPQESVADTASTDEPKDQDGLGGSQEPGQR
- the ruvB gene encoding Holliday junction branch migration DNA helicase RuvB, whose amino-acid sequence is MSRGLVDATGEPEERALEAAMRPKNFDEFVGQSRVREQLSLVLESSKLRGRVADHVLLSGPPGLGKTTLAMIVAAEMQAPLRISSGPAIQNAGDLAAILSSLSEGEVLFLDEIHRLARPAEEMLYLAMEDFRVDIVVGKGAGATAIPLDLPPFTLVGATTRAGLLPGPLRDRFGFTGHLDFYSVEELEMVLRRSAVMLDVRLTDDGYRQIASRSRGTPRIANRLLRRVRDWSLVHRIDRIDAVQAAAALDMYDVDERGLDRLDRSVLLALCTKFGGGPVGLSTLAISVGEETETVEEVAEPYLVREGLLGRTARGRVATPAAWAHLGLTPPEGAPGSVAGSDPESGGTGRLI
- the ruvA gene encoding Holliday junction branch migration protein RuvA, with the protein product MISQLRGTVVALNLNSVVLDVNGVGYLVNAVPRTLGELTVGEEETLPTSLVVREDSMTLFGFSTVRDRDVFEVITTVSGIGPKLGLAILAVHSADELAAAVQSEDTKALTRVSGVGPKSASRIILELKGKLTLSGDAPAEAAPAPETESEALVRAAEAQVIEGLTGLGWTEKEAKKVLAATLKAQPELAGASVPELLRATLRGVGAGSGVRS
- the ruvC gene encoding crossover junction endodeoxyribonuclease RuvC yields the protein MRVAGVDPGLTRCGLALVSVGADRTATLEDVRVIGSPSEVPLDQRLLTISERIDAWLDEFRPDALAIERVFTYTNVSTVMGTAQAMGVIIAAAARRGIPVALHTPTEVKAAVTGSGQADKQQVGRMVTKILRLAAAPKPADAADAIAIALAHGWRGADPASKAAASASNESGVAPAQRAWLKAQAQAANNSARAEAALRARARKPRGL